The Cervus elaphus chromosome 12, mCerEla1.1, whole genome shotgun sequence genome includes a region encoding these proteins:
- the FLRT2 gene encoding leucine-rich repeat transmembrane protein FLRT2 → MGLQITQGPGQGAFFLKSWLLISLGLSSQVSKFLACPSVCRCDRNFVYCNERSLTSVPLGIPEGVTVLYLHNNQINNAGFPAELHSIQSVHTVYLYGNQLDEFPMNLPKNVRVLHLQENNIQTISRAALAQLLKLEELHLDDNSISTVGVEDGAFREALSLRLLFLSKNHLSSVPVGLPVDLQELRVDENRIAVISDMAFQNLTSLERLIVDGNLLTNKGIAEGTFGHLTKLKEFSIVRNSLSRPPPDLPGAHLVRLYLQDNQISHIPLTAFSNLRKLERLDISNNQLRVLTQGVFDNLSNLKQLTARNNPWFCDCSIKWVTEWLRHIPASLNVRGFMCQGPEQVRGMAVRELNMNLLSCPTTTPGLPPLTPAPSSAPPVTQPPTFSAPIPSRSYTPLSPTASKPPTIPDWDGRERVTPPLSERIQLSIHFVNDTSIQVSWLSLFTVMAYKLTWVKMGHSLVGGIVQERIVSGEKQHLSLVNLEPRSTYRICLVPLDAFNYRAVEDTVCSEATTHDAYVNNGSNTASSHEQTTSHSMGSPFLLAGLIGGAVIFVLVVLLGVFCWHMHRRGRYTSQKWKYNRGRRKDDYCEAGTKKDNSILEMTETSFQIVSLNNDQLLKGDFRLQPIYTPNGGINYTDCHIPNNMRYCNSSVPDLEHCHT, encoded by the coding sequence ATGGGCCTCCAGATCACACAGGGGCCCGGCCAGGGGGCTTTTTTCCTGAAATCGTGGCTTCTCATTTCCCTGGGGCTCTCCTCCCAAGTGTCAAAATTCCTGGCGTGCCCCAGCGTGTGCCGCTGTGACAGGAACTTCGTCTACTGCAACGAGCGAAGCTTGACCTCAGTGCCTCTTGGGATCCCGGAGGGCGTCACGGTACTCTACCTCCATAACAACCAAATTAATAATGCTGGGTTTCCTGCAGAATTACACAGCATTCAGTCTGTGCACACCGTCTACCTTTACGGCAACCAGCTGGACGAGTTCCCCATGAACCTCCCCAAGAACGTCCGCGTCCTCCACCTGCAGGAAAACAATATTCAGACCATTTCACGGGCGGCCCTGGCCCAGCTCCTGAAGCTGGAAGAGCTGCACCTGGACGACAACTCCATCTCCACCGTGGGCGTGGAAGACGGGGCCTTCCGCGAGGCCCTGAGCCTCAGGCTGCTGTTCCTGTCCAAGAACCACTTGAGCAGCGTCCCGGTGGGCCTTCCCGTGGACCTGCAGGAGCTGCGCGTGGACGAGAACCGCATCGCCGTCATCTCAGACATGGCCTTCCAGAACCTCACGAGCCTGGAGCGTCTGATCGTGGACGGGAACCTCCTGACCAACAAGGGCATCGCCGAGGGCACCTTCGGCCACCTCACCAAGCTCAAGGAATTCTCCATCGTCCGGAACTCGCTCTCCCGCCCGCCTCCTGACCTCCCGGGTGCGCACCTGGTCAGGCTCTACCTGCAGGACAACCAGATCAGCCACATCCCTTTGACGGCCTTCTCCAACCTCCGGAAGCTGGAACGGCTGGACATCTCCAACAACCAGCTGCGCGTGTTGACTCAAGGGGTCTTTGACAACCTCTCCAATCTGAAGCAGCTCACCGCTCGGAACAACCCTTGGTTCTGTGACTGCAGCATTAAATGGGTCACGGAGTGGCTCAGACACATCCCCGCCTCGCTCAACGTGCGAGGTTTCATGTGCCAAGGTCCCGAGCAAGTCAGGGGCATGGCCGTGCGGGAGCTGAATATGAATCTGTTGTCCTGCCCCACCACGACCCCCGGcctgcctcccctcaccccagccccgaGTTCAGCTCCTCCCGTGACTCAGCCCCCCACGTTCTCCGCCCCGATCCCCAGCAGAAGCTACACACCCCTGAGCCCCACAGCATCCAAGCCTCCCACGATTCCCGACTGGGACGGCAGAGAAAGGGTGACCCCGCCGCTTTCCGAACGGATCCAGCTCTCCATCCATTTCGTGAATGACACGTCCATCCAAGTCAGCTGGCTGTCCCTCTTCACTGTGATGGCTTACAAGCTCACGTGGGTGAAAATGGGCCACAGTCTGGTGGGGGGCATCGTTCAGGAGCGCATCGTCAGCGGGGAGAAGCAGCATCTGAGCCTGGTGAATCTGGAGCCCAGATCCACCTACCGGATTTGTTTGGTACCCCTGGATGCGTTCAACTACCGGGCTGTGGAAGACACGGTGTGCTCGGAGGCCACCACCCACGACGCCTATGTGAACAACGGCAGCAACACGGCCTCCAGCCACGAGCAGACGACTTCGCACAGCATGGGCTCCCCGTTCCTGCTGGCCGGCCTGATAGGGGGCGCCGTGATATTTGTGCTCGTGGTCCTGCTCGGCGTGTTCTGTTGGCACATGCACAGAAGGGGGCGCTACACCTCCCAGAAGTGGAAATACAACCGAGGCCGGCGGAAAGACGACTACTGCGAGGCGGGCACCAAGAAGGACAATTCCATCCTGGAGATGACGGAGACCAGCTTCCAGATCGTCTCCTTAAATAACGATCAGCTCCTTAAAGGAGATTTCAGACTGCAGCCCATCTACACCCCGAATGGGGGCATTAACTACACAGACTGCCACATCCCCAACAACATGCGATACTGCAATAGCAGCGTGCCAGACCTGGAGCACTGCCATACGTGA